In one window of Micromonospora cathayae DNA:
- a CDS encoding beta-ketoacyl-[acyl-carrier-protein] synthase family protein, which produces MSTPRVAVTGIGVMAPGGVGRQAFWDMLTAGRTATRRITFFDPSNFRCQVAAEIDFDPAKLGLTPQEIRRMDRAAQLAVVATNEAVLDSGLTLDDLNPTRTAVTVGNAVGCTMGLETEYTVVSDGGRKWIVDHEYAVPEMYDYFAPSSLAREVAWATRAEGPTSVVSSGCTSGIDALGYAANLIREGSADVVIAGSTDAPISPITVACFDAIRATSTFNDTPESACRPFDGNRRGLILGEGAAMFVLENAESARRRGAQIYCEIAGYATRANGFHMTGLKPDGREMAEAIRLSMDQARLNPEDIHYVNAHGSGTKQNDRHETAAVKASLGQHAYATPMSSIKSMVGHSLGAIGSIEVAACALAVKHNVVPPTANLTTRDPECDLDYVPMVAREHRTDAALSVGSGFGGFQSAILVVDPEAVPA; this is translated from the coding sequence GTGAGCACTCCGCGCGTAGCGGTCACCGGGATCGGCGTGATGGCGCCCGGCGGCGTGGGCCGCCAGGCGTTCTGGGACATGCTGACCGCCGGCCGGACCGCCACCAGGCGCATCACCTTCTTCGACCCGTCGAACTTCCGCTGCCAGGTCGCCGCCGAGATCGACTTCGACCCGGCGAAGCTGGGCCTGACCCCGCAGGAGATCCGGCGGATGGACCGGGCCGCCCAGTTGGCGGTGGTCGCCACCAACGAGGCGGTGCTCGACAGCGGGCTCACCCTGGACGACCTCAACCCGACCCGGACCGCGGTGACCGTCGGCAACGCGGTCGGCTGCACGATGGGCCTGGAGACCGAGTACACCGTGGTCTCCGACGGCGGTCGCAAGTGGATCGTCGACCACGAGTACGCCGTACCGGAGATGTACGACTACTTCGCGCCCAGCTCGCTGGCCCGCGAGGTGGCCTGGGCGACCCGGGCCGAGGGGCCCACCTCGGTGGTCTCGTCCGGCTGCACCTCCGGCATCGACGCGCTCGGCTACGCGGCCAACCTGATCCGGGAGGGTTCGGCGGACGTCGTCATCGCCGGCTCCACCGACGCGCCGATCTCGCCGATCACGGTGGCCTGCTTCGACGCGATCCGGGCCACCTCCACCTTCAACGACACCCCGGAGTCGGCCTGCCGGCCCTTCGACGGCAACCGGCGCGGCCTGATCCTCGGCGAGGGCGCGGCCATGTTCGTGCTGGAGAACGCCGAGTCGGCCCGCCGGCGGGGCGCGCAGATCTACTGCGAGATCGCCGGGTACGCCACCCGCGCCAACGGCTTCCACATGACCGGCCTCAAGCCGGACGGCCGGGAGATGGCCGAGGCGATCCGGCTGAGCATGGACCAGGCGCGGCTCAACCCGGAGGACATCCACTACGTCAACGCGCACGGTTCGGGCACCAAGCAGAACGACCGGCACGAGACGGCCGCCGTCAAGGCCAGCCTCGGCCAGCACGCGTACGCCACCCCGATGAGCTCGATCAAGTCGATGGTGGGGCACTCGCTGGGCGCGATCGGCTCCATCGAGGTGGCCGCCTGCGCCCTCGCGGTCAAGCACAACGTGGTGCCCCCCACGGCCAACCTGACCACCAGGGACCCCGAGTGCGACCTGGACTACGTACCGATGGTCGCGCGGGAGCACCGGACCGACGCCGCGCTCAGCGTGGGCAGCGGGTTCGGCGGTTTCCAGAGCGCGATCCTCGTCGTCGACCCCGAGGCGGTGCCGGCATGA
- a CDS encoding cupin domain-containing protein, producing MSTTSATKVSWSDVTPNRRRGGDVRIMLSPKTVKSTTGFGGMLTLEPGEFVCEHIHPYSEESIYVVSGQITMRIDTEYVDLGPGEACLVPINVKHRVENRGQEPAKVIFHLCPLAPRPELGHIDTEFLPGRENEPAPQVGGHL from the coding sequence GTGAGCACCACGTCAGCCACGAAGGTCTCGTGGAGCGACGTAACGCCGAACCGTCGGCGTGGCGGTGACGTCCGCATCATGCTCAGCCCGAAGACGGTGAAGTCGACGACCGGGTTCGGCGGAATGCTCACCCTGGAGCCGGGCGAGTTCGTCTGCGAGCACATCCACCCGTACTCCGAGGAGTCGATCTACGTGGTGAGCGGTCAGATCACCATGCGGATCGACACCGAGTACGTGGACCTCGGGCCGGGTGAGGCGTGCCTGGTGCCGATCAACGTCAAGCACCGGGTGGAGAACCGGGGCCAGGAACCGGCCAAGGTGATCTTCCACCTCTGCCCGCTGGCCCCCCGTCCGGAGCTGGGCCACATCGACACCGAGTTCCTGCCCGGCCGGGAGAACGAGCCGGCGCCCCAGGTCGGAGGGCACCTGTGA
- a CDS encoding TcmI family type II polyketide cyclase, producing the protein MHRTLIVARMNPADAASVANIFAESDATELPHMIGVDRRTLFRFHDLYFHLVEADQSINRDLYKARSHPLYQDIHDKLAQFISPYDPAWAEPKDAMAEPFYTWTPDK; encoded by the coding sequence GTGCACCGGACGCTCATTGTGGCCCGTATGAATCCGGCGGATGCCGCGTCGGTCGCCAATATCTTCGCCGAATCGGACGCCACCGAACTGCCCCACATGATCGGGGTGGACCGGCGGACGCTGTTCCGTTTCCACGACCTGTACTTCCACCTGGTCGAGGCGGACCAGTCCATCAACCGGGACCTGTACAAGGCCCGCAGCCACCCGCTGTACCAGGACATCCACGACAAGCTCGCGCAGTTCATCAGCCCGTACGACCCGGCCTGGGCGGAGCCCAAGGACGCCATGGCCGAGCCGTTCTACACCTGGACGCCGGACAAATGA
- a CDS encoding NAD(P)-dependent oxidoreductase: MAGRKVAVLGLGGMGGGMAHRLLDSGVELTVWNRTAAKAAGLVAAGARQADSPAEAVRDADVVLVSLADEDAVEQVLFGAVVPAAKPGTPIVDTSTVSPTYAREAGERAARAGVKRIEACVVGNPHQARNGELRVLTAGTQTDLAEVQDILALLGPQVVYLGPPGMAATMKLVFNAMLGAQVASMAEAVAYGERSGLDRDMLLMAVERSGFSSKVMSFRAALMRERKYEPAAFRTRLMNKDLRLALAEAAKVGVDMPVIERSAVTFTEAIDAGYGDQDAAAVHELIGRTDA; this comes from the coding sequence ATGGCCGGCCGGAAGGTGGCCGTCCTCGGACTGGGCGGCATGGGCGGCGGCATGGCGCACCGGCTGCTCGACAGCGGCGTCGAGCTGACCGTGTGGAACCGGACGGCGGCGAAGGCGGCCGGTCTGGTGGCGGCGGGGGCCCGGCAGGCGGACTCGCCGGCCGAGGCGGTCCGGGACGCGGACGTGGTGCTGGTCAGCCTGGCCGACGAGGACGCGGTGGAGCAGGTCCTGTTCGGCGCGGTGGTCCCGGCGGCGAAGCCGGGCACCCCGATCGTCGACACCTCCACCGTCTCCCCCACCTACGCCCGGGAGGCCGGTGAGCGGGCCGCGCGGGCCGGGGTGAAGCGGATCGAGGCGTGCGTGGTCGGCAACCCGCACCAGGCCCGCAACGGCGAGCTGCGGGTGCTGACCGCCGGTACGCAGACCGACCTGGCCGAGGTGCAGGACATCCTGGCCCTGCTCGGTCCGCAGGTGGTCTACCTGGGTCCGCCCGGGATGGCGGCCACCATGAAGCTGGTCTTCAACGCCATGCTGGGCGCGCAGGTCGCCTCGATGGCCGAGGCGGTCGCCTACGGCGAGCGGTCCGGTCTGGACCGGGACATGCTGCTGATGGCGGTGGAGCGCAGCGGCTTCAGCTCCAAGGTGATGTCGTTCCGGGCGGCGCTGATGCGCGAACGGAAGTACGAGCCGGCGGCCTTCCGGACCCGGCTGATGAACAAGGACCTGCGGCTGGCCCTGGCCGAGGCGGCCAAGGTGGGTGTGGACATGCCGGTGATCGAGCGGTCGGCGGTCACCTTCACCGAGGCGATCGACGCCGGCTACGGCGACCAGGACGCCGCCGCGGTGCACGAGCTGATCGGCCGTACCGACGCCTGA
- a CDS encoding SDR family NAD(P)-dependent oxidoreductase, translating to MDLQLAGKRALVTGGTRGIGRAIVTALAGAGASVVTCYRTDHEAAESLTRDLKATDGNHHVVQADLRDQADVTRFVEVARTELGGLDIVVNSAGVDSHAPAAQVDLAEWRRVLDTNLTAFHLVTHTALPLLGAGGSIVAVGASVSTRGLAGKAHYTASKAAINGWMRSVCKEVGPRGIRINEVSPGIIETEPGAGLPPEMYERIKSNAALRRLGTSEDVANAVLLLASPLAAYVTGATLHVDGGI from the coding sequence GTGGATCTTCAACTGGCCGGCAAGCGCGCCCTGGTCACCGGCGGCACCCGGGGGATCGGACGGGCCATCGTCACCGCCCTGGCCGGGGCGGGCGCCTCGGTCGTCACCTGCTACCGGACCGACCACGAGGCGGCGGAGAGCCTCACCCGGGACCTGAAGGCGACCGACGGCAACCACCACGTGGTCCAGGCCGACCTGCGTGACCAGGCGGACGTGACCCGGTTCGTGGAGGTCGCCCGGACCGAGCTGGGCGGGCTGGACATCGTGGTCAACAGCGCCGGGGTGGACAGCCACGCGCCGGCCGCGCAGGTCGACCTCGCCGAGTGGCGGCGGGTGCTGGACACCAACCTGACCGCCTTCCACCTGGTCACCCACACCGCGTTGCCGCTGCTCGGCGCAGGCGGCTCGATCGTCGCGGTCGGCGCGTCGGTGAGCACCCGCGGGCTGGCCGGCAAGGCCCACTACACCGCCAGCAAGGCCGCCATCAACGGCTGGATGCGGTCGGTGTGCAAGGAGGTCGGGCCGCGCGGCATCCGGATCAACGAGGTCTCCCCGGGCATCATCGAGACCGAGCCGGGCGCCGGCCTGCCCCCGGAGATGTACGAGCGGATCAAGTCGAACGCCGCGCTGCGCCGCCTGGGCACCTCCGAGGACGTCGCCAACGCGGTGCTGCTGCTGGCCAGCCCGCTGGCGGCGTACGTGACCGGGGCGACCCTGCACGTGGACGGCGGCATCTGA
- a CDS encoding methyltransferase, protein MGTKTSDLSILDLAAGYWSAKTFLSAVELGLFGVLAEGGKTEPEIREALSLHPRSTRDFLDSLVALKVLDRDAEGRYTISPAAANQLDPKHPSYQGGFLRMHAWQYGVWGKLTEMLKTGDMQAHTDRDFNKFYSRPESVRNFMSAMDGANSAVGPALAEKIDWTEVTSFIDIGGARGNISAVIAKAHPHLKAGTFDLPPVQPFFDEHMDRLGMSDRVTFHPGDFFNDSLPGADVLIFGHVLHDWNDEQRIALLRKAYEALPVGGQVLVYDALIDDDRREPANLLLSLNMQLVTPGGGEYTGADCQGWMRSAGFTETSVVPLTDADSAVIGRKTA, encoded by the coding sequence ATGGGAACCAAGACCTCTGACCTGTCGATCCTCGACCTCGCGGCGGGCTACTGGTCGGCCAAGACCTTCCTCAGCGCCGTCGAGCTGGGCCTGTTCGGCGTGCTCGCCGAGGGCGGCAAGACCGAGCCGGAGATCCGCGAGGCGCTGAGCCTGCACCCCCGGTCCACCCGGGACTTCCTGGACTCGCTGGTCGCGCTGAAGGTCCTCGACCGGGACGCCGAGGGCCGCTACACGATCAGCCCGGCCGCCGCCAACCAGCTCGACCCGAAGCACCCGTCCTACCAGGGCGGCTTCCTGCGGATGCACGCCTGGCAGTACGGCGTCTGGGGCAAGCTGACCGAGATGCTGAAGACCGGCGACATGCAGGCGCACACCGACCGGGACTTCAACAAGTTCTACTCCCGGCCGGAGTCGGTGCGGAACTTCATGTCCGCGATGGACGGCGCGAACTCGGCGGTCGGCCCGGCGCTCGCCGAGAAGATCGACTGGACCGAGGTGACGTCCTTCATTGACATCGGTGGGGCGCGCGGCAACATCAGCGCGGTGATCGCCAAGGCGCACCCGCACCTGAAGGCCGGCACCTTCGACCTGCCGCCGGTGCAGCCCTTCTTCGACGAGCACATGGACCGGCTGGGCATGAGCGACCGGGTGACCTTCCACCCGGGTGACTTCTTCAACGACAGCCTGCCGGGCGCCGACGTGCTGATCTTCGGTCACGTGCTGCACGACTGGAACGACGAGCAGCGGATCGCCCTGCTGCGCAAAGCGTACGAGGCGCTGCCGGTCGGTGGGCAGGTCCTGGTGTACGACGCCCTGATCGACGACGACCGCCGCGAGCCGGCGAACCTGCTGCTCAGCCTGAACATGCAGCTCGTCACCCCGGGCGGCGGCGAGTACACCGGGGCGGACTGCCAGGGGTGGATGCGCTCGGCCGGCTTCACCGAGACCTCGGTCGTGCCGCTGACCGACGCCGACTCGGCCGTGATCGGGCGGAAGACCGCCTGA
- the asnB gene encoding asparagine synthase (glutamine-hydrolyzing): protein MSGIAGWVDYERDLSRAQATVRAMSATMANRGPDAEGVWTSPRAAIGHRRLALVELDGRGQPFVVEADGQTLAVVAFDGDVYNAPALRAELESHGHRFRTRGDAEVVGYAYLQWGAGLAEKLDGGYAFAVWDVRREELLLVRDRLGNKPMFYHPTPHGVVFASERKAILDHPLVEAAVDLDGLREILSYAGTPGHGVFKGMHQVRAGHVVRVTRSGQREEQYWALTAQEHTDDLDTTVRTVRELLENSVGGQLTADVPLGMMLSGGLDSSGVTALAAQALKARGAGPLHTFTVSFGSVEEFTPDEVWGSSDAPYVKELVDAIGAEHTDIVLDTADLLDPVVAVNALRAKDVPSPLGNMNTSLYVLCRAVQEHTPLALLGDAADGVFGGTMWMSMPPLIEAQTFPWIAMAHWGGGKHGMGTDLIDAGLLDRLDMRGYTSGRYREAMGRVPLLPGETGQEKRMREMWYLNVTNWLETLIPHSESIAGSVGLALRLPYCDHRLVQYVYSAPWAQKSFDGREKSLLRAAVKDVLPPSIVDRKKSPYPVTQDSAYAKALCDQLLALVDDRNAPIAGLVDLTAAKAFAADPDSLVSGPRAWVARTHVEMLFQLNMWLDLYRVRVDV, encoded by the coding sequence ATGTCGGGTATCGCTGGCTGGGTTGACTACGAGCGGGACCTGTCCCGCGCGCAGGCGACCGTGCGCGCCATGAGCGCCACGATGGCCAACCGGGGTCCGGACGCCGAGGGGGTGTGGACGTCCCCGCGCGCGGCCATCGGTCACCGCCGGCTCGCCCTGGTCGAACTGGACGGCCGGGGACAGCCGTTCGTGGTCGAGGCGGACGGGCAGACCCTCGCCGTGGTCGCCTTCGACGGGGACGTCTACAACGCGCCCGCGCTGCGCGCCGAACTGGAGTCGCACGGGCACCGGTTCCGCACCCGGGGCGACGCCGAGGTCGTCGGGTACGCGTACCTGCAGTGGGGCGCCGGGCTGGCGGAGAAGCTGGACGGCGGGTACGCGTTCGCGGTGTGGGACGTCCGCCGCGAGGAGCTGCTGCTGGTCCGGGACCGGCTGGGCAACAAGCCGATGTTCTACCACCCCACCCCGCACGGCGTGGTGTTCGCGTCCGAGCGCAAGGCGATCCTGGACCACCCGCTGGTCGAGGCGGCGGTGGACCTGGACGGCCTGCGGGAGATCCTCTCCTACGCCGGCACCCCCGGGCACGGCGTGTTCAAGGGCATGCACCAGGTGCGCGCCGGGCACGTCGTCCGGGTCACCCGGTCCGGGCAACGGGAGGAGCAGTACTGGGCGCTGACCGCCCAGGAGCACACCGACGACCTGGACACCACCGTCCGGACCGTCCGGGAGCTGCTGGAGAACTCGGTGGGCGGGCAGCTCACCGCGGACGTGCCGCTGGGCATGATGCTCTCCGGCGGCCTGGACTCCTCCGGGGTGACCGCGCTGGCCGCGCAGGCGCTCAAGGCCCGCGGCGCGGGCCCGCTGCACACCTTCACCGTGTCGTTCGGGTCGGTCGAGGAGTTCACCCCGGACGAGGTGTGGGGCAGCTCGGACGCGCCGTACGTGAAGGAGCTGGTCGACGCGATCGGCGCCGAGCACACCGACATCGTGCTGGACACCGCCGACCTGCTCGACCCGGTTGTGGCGGTGAACGCGCTGCGGGCCAAGGACGTGCCGAGCCCGCTGGGCAACATGAACACCTCGCTGTACGTGCTGTGCCGGGCGGTGCAGGAGCACACCCCCCTCGCGCTGCTCGGCGACGCCGCCGACGGGGTGTTCGGCGGCACCATGTGGATGTCGATGCCCCCGCTGATCGAGGCGCAGACCTTCCCGTGGATCGCGATGGCCCACTGGGGTGGCGGCAAGCACGGCATGGGCACCGACCTGATCGACGCCGGGCTGCTGGACCGGCTCGACATGCGCGGCTACACCAGCGGCCGGTACCGGGAGGCGATGGGCCGGGTGCCGCTGCTGCCGGGTGAGACCGGCCAGGAGAAGCGCATGCGGGAGATGTGGTACCTCAACGTCACCAACTGGCTGGAGACGCTGATCCCGCACTCCGAGTCGATCGCCGGGTCGGTCGGGCTGGCGCTGCGCCTGCCGTACTGCGACCACCGGCTGGTGCAGTACGTCTACTCCGCGCCGTGGGCGCAGAAGAGCTTCGACGGCCGGGAGAAGAGCCTGCTGCGCGCCGCCGTGAAGGACGTGCTGCCGCCGTCCATCGTGGACCGCAAGAAGTCGCCGTACCCGGTGACCCAGGACTCGGCGTACGCGAAGGCGCTCTGTGACCAGCTCCTGGCCCTGGTCGACGACCGCAACGCGCCGATCGCCGGGCTGGTCGACCTGACCGCCGCGAAGGCGTTCGCCGCCGACCCGGACTCCCTGGTCTCCGGCCCGCGCGCCTGGGTGGCCCGGACCCACGTGGAGATGCTCTTCCAGCTGAACATGTGGCTCGACCTGTACCGGGTCCGGGTCGACGTCTGA
- a CDS encoding DUF1772 domain-containing protein yields MRQTIAQALAVVAVGGSGIVAGVFFAVAVSVLPTLYTMPAGSYITLHRKLGQGYHPSMPLIVNATMFADVALIFLVEDAATRWLFVLASVLALAVQGVSHLGNVPINKRVLRVDPDAVPDDWDDPRPQWRRLHQLRTALALAALTVTAAGVVVLP; encoded by the coding sequence ATGAGACAGACAATTGCCCAGGCCCTGGCGGTGGTCGCGGTCGGCGGCAGCGGGATCGTGGCGGGCGTGTTCTTCGCCGTCGCGGTGAGCGTGCTGCCGACGCTGTACACCATGCCCGCCGGGAGCTACATCACCCTGCACCGCAAGCTCGGGCAGGGGTACCACCCGTCGATGCCGCTGATCGTCAACGCGACGATGTTCGCCGACGTCGCGTTGATCTTCCTGGTCGAGGACGCGGCGACCCGGTGGCTGTTCGTCCTCGCCTCGGTGCTGGCGCTGGCCGTGCAGGGGGTGTCCCACCTCGGCAACGTCCCGATCAACAAGCGGGTGCTGCGGGTCGACCCGGACGCCGTACCTGACGACTGGGACGACCCCCGACCACAGTGGCGTCGCCTGCACCAGCTGCGCACCGCGCTGGCCCTGGCGGCCCTGACGGTGACCGCCGCGGGCGTGGTGGTGCTCCCGTGA
- a CDS encoding MFS transporter — MTATTPGTTPDAVTPPAAATTPDATTPPAATTGTAAGSAPAAPPTRRLGAALTVVLLATFMTGFDTTGVNMAVPSIQDALGANYGAMQWVIAGYTLPFALLLVTGGRIGDAFGRRRAFLLGLAGFTAASVLAGLAGDVGSLVAARVVQGIAAAVMGPQVLAVFQVLVPAARRAPLLAVYGLVIGLATVSGPMLGGVLMSADLFGWGWRTIFLINLPIGLVAFLGALAWLPESRDERGRGFDLGGVFLAAAALLLLLHPLMYGRELGWPWWSWLCLAAAGPAFVLLVRYERGKERAGESPLVALHLFGQRTFTAGVLANVIVAALMSGFFLTFVVFLQSGLDFTAERTGWTVAPWAVGTALASMVAIPLARTAGRTALVVGAVLMTLGMAGLNAIVVTQGAELTSLPIVVSLFVVGVGMGLVSAPILNVTLAGIPHVDAGSAAGIFSTCKQTGQVLGVAVTGAVFFGLLVDQDTASRDRFVDAMSWTLGVQVLLCLLVVALVFVLPRKVDAAAR, encoded by the coding sequence GTGACCGCCACCACCCCGGGCACCACCCCCGACGCGGTGACCCCACCGGCCGCCGCCACCACCCCGGACGCGACGACCCCACCGGCCGCCACCACCGGGACCGCCGCCGGTTCCGCCCCGGCCGCGCCGCCGACGCGGCGGCTCGGCGCGGCGCTCACGGTGGTGCTGCTGGCCACCTTCATGACCGGCTTCGACACCACCGGCGTCAACATGGCCGTACCGTCCATCCAGGACGCGCTGGGCGCGAACTACGGCGCGATGCAGTGGGTCATCGCCGGGTACACCCTGCCGTTCGCGCTGCTGCTGGTGACCGGCGGCCGGATCGGTGACGCCTTCGGCCGGCGACGGGCGTTCCTGCTCGGTCTCGCCGGCTTCACGGCCGCCTCGGTACTGGCCGGGCTGGCCGGCGACGTGGGTTCGCTGGTCGCCGCCCGGGTGGTGCAGGGCATCGCCGCCGCCGTGATGGGCCCCCAGGTGCTCGCCGTCTTCCAGGTGCTGGTGCCGGCCGCCCGCCGCGCCCCGCTGCTGGCCGTGTACGGCCTGGTCATCGGCCTGGCCACGGTCTCCGGCCCGATGCTCGGCGGGGTGCTGATGAGCGCCGACCTGTTCGGCTGGGGCTGGCGCACCATCTTCCTGATCAACCTGCCGATCGGTCTGGTGGCCTTCCTCGGCGCGCTCGCCTGGCTGCCCGAGTCCCGCGACGAGCGGGGCCGCGGCTTCGACCTGGGCGGGGTGTTCCTGGCCGCCGCCGCGCTGCTGCTCCTGCTGCACCCGCTGATGTACGGCCGGGAACTGGGCTGGCCGTGGTGGTCCTGGCTGTGCCTGGCCGCCGCCGGTCCCGCCTTCGTGCTGCTGGTGCGGTACGAACGGGGCAAGGAACGGGCCGGCGAGTCGCCGCTGGTGGCGCTGCACCTGTTCGGGCAGCGCACGTTCACCGCCGGGGTGCTGGCGAACGTCATCGTCGCCGCGCTGATGTCCGGGTTCTTCCTGACCTTCGTGGTGTTCCTGCAGAGCGGCCTCGACTTCACCGCCGAGCGGACCGGTTGGACGGTCGCGCCGTGGGCGGTCGGCACCGCGCTCGCCTCGATGGTGGCGATCCCGCTGGCCCGCACCGCCGGCCGCACCGCCCTGGTCGTCGGCGCGGTGCTGATGACCCTGGGTATGGCCGGGCTGAACGCCATCGTGGTGACCCAGGGCGCCGAGCTGACCTCGCTGCCCATCGTGGTCAGCCTGTTCGTCGTCGGTGTCGGGATGGGCCTGGTCAGCGCGCCGATCCTGAACGTCACCCTGGCCGGCATCCCGCACGTCGACGCCGGCTCCGCCGCCGGTATCTTCTCCACCTGCAAGCAGACCGGCCAGGTGCTCGGGGTGGCGGTCACCGGCGCGGTGTTCTTCGGGCTCCTCGTCGACCAGGACACCGCCAGCCGGGACCGGTTCGTCGACGCGATGAGCTGGACCCTCGGCGTGCAGGTCCTGCTCTGCCTGCTGGTCGTCGCCCTCGTGTTCGTCCTGCCGCGGAAGGTCGACGCCGCCGCCCGCTGA
- a CDS encoding DUF6410 domain-containing protein → MTHDTRATAPAVDRAETPGEPRFVIGRDVGTVASWFRILYALIAIGSLWYRIDKALDASGLAMMAVWFVVVAAVYTAVIWFFGRIERFQGVNPWIPSALLQLPMMLYPMGIGSAPMHQALAVYTTIGVLLCGVLRYGGLEVAALPMLLLRRRSRLFSPFNAIDILEQGFRRERSRGVMWATALALTVFVVIEYWWVGLTLSIPPAKDLLGEGIRLPGFWVLLLVVPAVWFAVAAARGRDRWRSVPFDQRWPGLAALTLLLLMPMLGTRQVPDSLWGIIMFVGLIVGLVTLVRLPFRRSTNTGRRNPEVAPSH, encoded by the coding sequence ATGACCCATGACACACGCGCCACCGCCCCCGCGGTGGACCGGGCGGAGACACCCGGGGAACCGCGCTTCGTGATCGGCCGCGACGTCGGCACGGTGGCGAGCTGGTTCCGCATCCTGTACGCGCTGATCGCGATCGGCAGCCTCTGGTACCGGATCGACAAGGCCCTCGACGCGTCCGGCCTGGCCATGATGGCGGTCTGGTTCGTGGTGGTGGCCGCCGTCTACACCGCGGTCATCTGGTTCTTCGGCCGGATCGAGCGGTTCCAGGGGGTCAACCCGTGGATTCCGTCGGCACTGCTCCAGCTGCCGATGATGCTCTACCCGATGGGCATCGGCTCGGCGCCCATGCACCAGGCGCTGGCCGTCTACACCACGATCGGCGTACTGCTCTGCGGCGTGCTGCGGTACGGCGGCCTCGAGGTGGCCGCGCTGCCCATGCTGCTGCTGCGGCGGCGGTCCCGGCTGTTCAGCCCGTTCAACGCCATCGACATCCTTGAGCAGGGCTTCCGCCGGGAGCGGTCGCGGGGCGTCATGTGGGCCACCGCGCTCGCGCTGACCGTCTTCGTGGTGATCGAGTACTGGTGGGTGGGCCTGACGCTGAGCATCCCGCCGGCCAAGGACCTGCTCGGCGAGGGCATCCGGCTGCCGGGCTTCTGGGTCCTGTTGCTGGTGGTCCCGGCGGTCTGGTTCGCCGTCGCCGCCGCCCGGGGCCGGGACCGGTGGCGGTCGGTACCGTTCGACCAGCGTTGGCCCGGCCTGGCCGCGCTGACCCTGCTGCTGCTCATGCCGATGCTCGGCACCCGCCAGGTGCCCGACTCGCTGTGGGGCATCATCATGTTCGTCGGTCTGATCGTCGGCCTGGTCACCCTGGTCCGGCTGCCGTTCCGCCGCTCCACCAACACCGGCCGCCGCAACCCGGAGGTCGCCCCCTCACACTGA